The following is a genomic window from Niabella soli DSM 19437.
GGGAGCTGGGCATTTTTGACCAGTTGGTATTTGTGGGCAAGCAGGAACAGATGGAGGAAATATTCGCAGTGGCGGACCTGTTTTTACTAACTTCCGAATACGAAAGCTTTGGTTTGGCTGCGCTGGAAGCGATGGCTTCACGGGTGCCGGTGATCTCCACCAATGCAGGCGGATTGGCGGAAGTAAATGTGGAGGGGGTAACGGGTTTCCTGGCCAATGTGGGCGATATCGAAACCATGAGCGAAAAAGCCCTTTATATTCTGAAAGATGTCGCTACGCTGGAAAAATTTAAGGAACAGGCTTTTGAGCATGCGCAGCAGTTTAATATTGACATGATCATCCCCCAGTATGAGGCTATTTACAGAAGGTTCTGCAAGGACTGTTGAGTTGTTTAATAATGAACCGGTATCAATTTTATTAAAATGATTGAGATGCTGATTGACTGATGGGATATTACTGCAGGATCAACTTACAGGCCGAACCGACGGCTCTCCACTTTTAGTTGCACACCCTTAACAAGGAACTAAAGTCCCTTGTTAACCCATTAAACTGAGGCTACGCCTCTTCAAAGTTCACCGACAGAAAGCCAGAGGCTTGGGGTTTTCAGGTAACTTCGGAATTCATTCCGAAGCGATGAGCTAGAATATAGGGGGTTGAGTGCCATCGGCACGATCCATTTCGAAAGCAATACCGGTTCATTATAAGTTCCCGGAAACCCCAATTCATCAGCACGCGGAATGCATAGAAGGAAAGGATTAGCCGGGAAGCCGGACATACGGGAAGATCTTATTTTCGAATTGTTTCAGATGTCCCGCCTCCCCGCCTTACCGACCTCAACTACTTTTATTCGTCCGGGGTTATTCTGCACTCAACAACTTTCCATATGCCGTATGCACGGCCTCAAAATCAAAAGAAGCAATGGTTTTGTCCATCAAATCTTTTATCGCTTTGGTACATAAATTCTGAATGCTTCCCTCATGTGGGTTTTTGATCTCGGTATGTTCGGGTACTTTATAAGTGCCGTCTTCAACGGATCTGCCTACCTGTATATAAGCATCCCGGAAGGGAACGCCCTGTAATACCAACTGATTCACGAGATCCACAGTAAACAGGTATTTGTATTTTTCATCTTTTAAAAGGTCGGCTTTCACTTCGATGTTGGACAACATCAGGCCAGCCATCTCAATACAATCCTTCAGCACTTTAAATGCCGGGAACAGGTGTTCCTTCAATAACTGCAGATCCCGGTGATAACCCGAGGGCAGGTTGGTGGTCATCAAAGTAATTTCGTTAGGCAATGCTTTGATGCGGTTACAATGCGAACGGATCAGCTCAAAAACATCCGGGTTTTTTTTATGCGGCATAATGCTGCTGCCCGTGGTAAGCTCCGGCGGAAAGCTGATGAAACTGAAATTCTGGTTCAGGTACAACGTAGCATCCATGCTCATTCTGGACAGCGTATCTGCAATATTGGCCAATGCCTGCGCTACCACCCTTTCTGCCTTGCCCCGGCCCATTTGCGCATATACCACATTGTAGTTTAATGTGGAGAAGCCTAGCAATTGGGTTGTGAGTGTACGGTTAATGGGGAAGGAGGAACCATAGCCTGCAGCGGAGCCTAAAGGGTTTTTATTGATGATGTCGTATGCCGCTTTCAGACTGATAAGGTCATCCACCAGGCTTTCGGCATAGGCGCCAAACCAAAGCCCAAAAGAGGAAGGCATGGCCAGTTGTAAATGCGTGTATCCCGGAAACAGGAACATTTTATATTTTTCGCTTTGCGTTTGCAGCAGTTCAAAAAACGGGAGAATGGCTTTTACGGTTTGTTCAATTTCGCTGCGTAAAAATAATTTCAGGTCCACCAGCACCTGGTCGTTACGGCTGCGGGCGCTGTGTATCTTTTTGCCGGCCTCGCCGATCCGTTGGGTCAGCAATACTTCTACCTGTGAGTGAATATCCTCTACATCCTCCTGTAATTGAAAATCTCCTTTTTTAATGTCGGCATAAATAGAACGCAGCGCTTTTTGCAATTCGGTAAGCTCTTCTTTTTTCAATAAGCCTACTGATTCCAGCATTTGAATATGCGCCAATGACCCCAACACGTCAAAAGGAGCCAGGTATTCATCCATTTCACGATCCTTACCTACGGTAAAGGTTTCTACTTCTTTTAGCGAATCCGTATTTTTTTTCCAGAGTTTCATGCTCAGTTATAAGTTACAGGTCGCAAGTTACAGGTTACAGGCCAAAACCTGAAACCTGTAACTTGTAACTAGACTACCACTCTCCCCACAATCTCAATATAATCCTTAATGCCGCCTTCAATTTCATCCAGGTAGATAAATTCATCTGCCGTATGACTACGGGCAGAATCGCCGGGGCCCATTTTCAGGCCAGGGAAGGGCATCAACGCCTTGTCTGATGTAGTGGGAGAGCCATAAGTGGTCTTTCCCATTTCAATGCCCGCTTTTACGATTGGGTGGTCCAGGGAAATGGAGGTGGAGCGCAGGCGGGTAGACCTTGGTTTTACCTCGCTGGATACATTGGTGTGGATCGCATCCAGGATCTCTTCGAAGCTGTATAGTTCGTTCACACGAACATCTACCACATATTTACAAGAGGAGGGAACCACATTGTGTTGTTTGTTCTCCGTTTCGATCACAGTGCAGGTCATGCGGCTATCGCCCAGCAGCGGCGATACTTTTTCAAATTTATAGGAATGAAACCACTCGATGTCTTTAATGGCTTTTACGATGGCATTTTCGCCCTCGTTGCGTGCGGCGTGGCCT
Proteins encoded in this region:
- the argH gene encoding argininosuccinate lyase → MKLWKKNTDSLKEVETFTVGKDREMDEYLAPFDVLGSLAHIQMLESVGLLKKEELTELQKALRSIYADIKKGDFQLQEDVEDIHSQVEVLLTQRIGEAGKKIHSARSRNDQVLVDLKLFLRSEIEQTVKAILPFFELLQTQSEKYKMFLFPGYTHLQLAMPSSFGLWFGAYAESLVDDLISLKAAYDIINKNPLGSAAGYGSSFPINRTLTTQLLGFSTLNYNVVYAQMGRGKAERVVAQALANIADTLSRMSMDATLYLNQNFSFISFPPELTTGSSIMPHKKNPDVFELIRSHCNRIKALPNEITLMTTNLPSGYHRDLQLLKEHLFPAFKVLKDCIEMAGLMLSNIEVKADLLKDEKYKYLFTVDLVNQLVLQGVPFRDAYIQVGRSVEDGTYKVPEHTEIKNPHEGSIQNLCTKAIKDLMDKTIASFDFEAVHTAYGKLLSAE